In one window of Microbacterium sp. PM5 DNA:
- a CDS encoding DNA polymerase Y family protein gives MTVLPAGTPPRSLVVWVPDWPIVATTRDGDDPLDAAEPIAVFEKGAVVACSAAARAAGVRRRMRRRDAQARCPQLAVVDADAVRDHRAFAPLIAAIEEVAPNVQVMQPGLCALRARGPARYFGGEAAAATVLAGAIAALGIDDVRVGIADGTFTAEQAARSGTRREDPVRIVPAGTAADFLAPLPVVVLDEELASLFGRLGVQTVGEVAALGADRLVERFGTRGQWLYALSSGRDPRPVTARTPPPELHREVAFEPPVETADQIAFALRVPAAEFVSRLGAQGLVCTELRVVLTGDRGERSERVWLHPGAFDAAAVVDRVRWQLAEQSPGGGKNGALPNHLPGQLRSAVGRVRIEPEAVDAAAHHTARLFGSGPEERVHRALSRVQAMLGHQGVLTPAVGGGRWLSERQRLVPWGDVAGDLQAGERPWPGSLPDPLPSAVFAEGVPVAVLDDDGDMIAVDARGEPTAMPTVIELGGRRRGIRTWAGPWPVIEREWDPARARRAHRFQMVDDAQGAWLLVCEEGVWQIEGRYD, from the coding sequence ATGACTGTCCTCCCTGCGGGCACCCCGCCGCGGAGCCTGGTGGTCTGGGTGCCCGACTGGCCGATCGTGGCGACCACCCGCGACGGCGACGACCCCCTCGACGCCGCGGAGCCGATCGCCGTGTTCGAGAAGGGGGCGGTCGTCGCCTGCTCGGCCGCGGCGCGCGCCGCGGGTGTGCGACGGCGCATGCGCCGCCGCGATGCCCAGGCGCGCTGCCCGCAGCTGGCCGTGGTGGATGCCGACGCCGTGCGCGATCACCGCGCGTTCGCCCCTCTGATCGCGGCGATCGAAGAGGTCGCGCCGAACGTGCAGGTGATGCAGCCCGGACTGTGCGCGCTGCGCGCCCGGGGGCCGGCGCGCTACTTCGGCGGCGAGGCGGCCGCCGCCACCGTGCTGGCCGGAGCGATCGCCGCGCTGGGCATCGACGACGTGCGCGTGGGCATCGCCGACGGCACCTTCACGGCCGAACAGGCGGCGCGCTCCGGCACCCGCCGCGAGGATCCGGTGCGGATCGTGCCCGCCGGCACCGCGGCGGACTTCCTCGCCCCCTTGCCGGTCGTCGTGCTCGATGAGGAGCTGGCCTCGCTGTTCGGCCGGCTCGGGGTGCAGACGGTGGGGGAGGTCGCCGCGCTGGGCGCCGACCGTCTGGTGGAGCGCTTCGGCACCCGTGGCCAGTGGTTGTACGCGCTGTCCTCCGGCCGCGATCCCCGACCGGTCACCGCCCGCACACCGCCGCCCGAACTGCACCGCGAGGTGGCGTTCGAGCCGCCCGTGGAGACCGCCGATCAGATCGCCTTCGCCCTGCGGGTTCCCGCCGCGGAGTTCGTCTCCCGTCTGGGTGCGCAAGGGCTGGTCTGCACCGAGCTGCGTGTCGTGCTGACCGGTGATCGCGGCGAGCGCAGTGAACGGGTCTGGCTGCACCCGGGGGCTTTCGATGCGGCAGCCGTCGTCGACCGGGTGCGCTGGCAGCTCGCCGAGCAGAGCCCGGGCGGGGGAAAGAACGGTGCGCTGCCGAATCACCTGCCCGGACAGCTGCGTAGTGCCGTGGGTCGTGTGCGGATCGAGCCCGAGGCGGTGGATGCCGCCGCCCACCACACCGCACGTCTGTTCGGGTCGGGACCCGAGGAGCGCGTGCACCGCGCACTCTCCCGCGTACAGGCGATGCTCGGCCATCAGGGCGTGCTGACCCCGGCGGTCGGCGGAGGGCGCTGGCTGAGCGAGCGGCAGCGCCTCGTGCCGTGGGGCGATGTCGCGGGCGACCTGCAGGCCGGCGAGCGGCCCTGGCCGGGGAGCCTTCCCGATCCGCTGCCCTCGGCGGTGTTCGCCGAGGGCGTGCCGGTGGCGGTGCTCGACGACGACGGCGACATGATCGCGGTCGATGCGCGGGGCGAGCCCACGGCGATGCCGACCGTGATCGAGCTCGGGGGCAGACGCCGCGGCATCCGCACCTGGGCCGGGCCGTGGCCGGTCATCGAACGCGAGTGGGATCCCGCCCGAGCGCGACGAGCGCATCGCTTCCAGATGGTCGACGATGCCCAGGGGGCATGGCTGCTGGTGTGCGAGGAGGGCGTCTGGCAGATCGAGGGGAGGTACGACTGA
- a CDS encoding error-prone DNA polymerase codes for MGFNNPSVRWSEMARLLGSPDIGGDKQPDGGDGPAFSRKRGKYEPPPIERPADAVPYAELHAHSSFSFLDGASSPAELAEEAERLGLHALAITDHDGFYGIARFAEAAEQLQLKTVFGAELTLGDGAGGGAGGRADLGAPPAGLLSAPSPARSGAADPLGSHLLVLARGEEGYHRLAAAITHAQLAGGEKGRPWYDLDDLADRGGGHWAVLTGCRKGAVRQALAAGGADAAASALDRLVSLFGREAVFVELIDHGAPTDTRDNDVLAALAAARGLPVLASNNVHYAVPERVHLAAAVAAVRANRGLDELDGWLPSHASAHLRSGAEMTRRFRRYPGAIARTVALADELAFPLRRAKPALPKLPVPEGHTPMSWLRRLVWDAVPHMYPDLDGDGRARIEKELGVIEQKDFPGYFLIVHGIVAEARRRGILCQGRGSAANSAVCYLLGITAIDSIFYNLPFERFLSAMREEEPDIDVDFDSDRREEIIQWVFDEYGRERAAQVANVIQYRPKNAVRDMAKALGHSPGQQDAWSKQVERWDGAVAGAHDIPDRVLAYAGELLKAPRHLGIHSGGMVLTERPVGEVVPIEHARMENRTVIQWDKDDAAWMGLVKFDLLGLGMLAALQYCFDLIAEATGETWTLQSIPKEEAAVYDMLCRADSIGVFQVESRAQMGLLPRLQPRRFYDLVIEIALIRPGPIQGGAVHPYVRRKLGLEEPTYAHEKLIPVLERTLGVPVFQEQLMQMGMAVGDLTGEDADVLRRAMGSKRGIERIESVRQKLYDGMARNGLVGAVADDIYAKIQAFANFGFAESHSLSFALLVYASSWLKLHYPGAFLAALLRAQPMGFYSPATLTADARRHGVVVRRPDLHASGVDAGLEPLDADGSGAPTGIPSCTDRHQPPVPLFDITAPDVSAAHRRDAGHAVRLGLAAVTGVGERLAERIVATRDAEGPFRDLRDLVRRTGATAAQVEALATAGAFESMGISRREGIWLAGDAAQDLPEFLPDSLVAVQPPLFGDPSTYDVLAADLWATGISTDDHPLTHYRAPLDARGVLTSRELRTHEVGRRVEVAGLVTHRQRPATASGITFINLEDEHGLVNVICSKGVWDRYRRVLRDAPALIARGMLERSPEGVTNLVADAFEDLRVGVRHRSRDFR; via the coding sequence ATGGGCTTCAACAATCCGTCGGTGCGCTGGTCGGAGATGGCGCGGCTGCTGGGCTCTCCCGACATCGGCGGCGACAAACAACCCGACGGCGGCGACGGCCCGGCTTTCTCGCGCAAGCGCGGAAAGTACGAGCCGCCCCCGATCGAACGCCCCGCGGATGCCGTTCCCTACGCCGAGTTGCACGCGCACTCGTCGTTCTCCTTTCTCGACGGGGCGTCGTCGCCGGCCGAGCTCGCCGAGGAGGCGGAGCGATTGGGACTGCACGCCCTCGCGATCACCGACCACGACGGGTTCTACGGCATCGCCCGCTTCGCCGAGGCGGCGGAGCAGCTGCAGCTGAAGACCGTCTTCGGCGCGGAGTTGACGCTCGGCGACGGCGCGGGTGGCGGTGCGGGTGGCCGTGCGGACCTGGGGGCGCCGCCGGCCGGATTGCTGAGTGCACCGAGCCCCGCCCGGTCGGGCGCCGCCGATCCGCTCGGATCGCACCTGCTCGTGCTGGCCCGCGGCGAAGAGGGGTATCACCGTCTCGCCGCCGCGATCACGCATGCCCAGCTCGCCGGCGGTGAGAAGGGGCGTCCCTGGTACGACCTCGATGATCTCGCCGATCGCGGCGGCGGGCACTGGGCGGTGCTCACCGGATGCCGCAAGGGCGCCGTGCGGCAGGCGCTCGCCGCCGGAGGTGCGGATGCGGCCGCATCGGCGCTCGACCGGCTCGTCAGCCTGTTCGGCCGCGAGGCGGTCTTCGTCGAGCTGATCGACCACGGCGCCCCCACCGACACCCGCGACAACGATGTGCTGGCCGCTCTGGCCGCCGCACGCGGCCTTCCGGTGCTGGCCAGCAACAACGTGCACTACGCGGTTCCCGAACGTGTGCATCTGGCGGCGGCGGTCGCGGCGGTGCGGGCGAATCGAGGGCTGGACGAGCTCGACGGGTGGCTGCCGTCGCATGCGAGCGCACACCTGCGCTCGGGCGCCGAGATGACGCGGCGGTTCCGGCGCTATCCCGGTGCGATCGCCCGCACGGTCGCCCTCGCCGACGAACTCGCCTTCCCGCTGCGCCGCGCCAAGCCCGCGCTGCCGAAGCTCCCCGTCCCCGAAGGGCATACGCCGATGTCGTGGCTGCGCCGGCTCGTCTGGGACGCGGTGCCACACATGTACCCCGACCTCGACGGCGACGGGCGGGCCCGCATCGAGAAGGAACTCGGCGTCATCGAGCAGAAGGACTTCCCCGGCTACTTCCTGATCGTGCACGGCATCGTGGCCGAGGCACGTCGGCGCGGCATCCTCTGCCAGGGGCGGGGATCGGCCGCCAACAGTGCGGTGTGTTACCTGCTCGGCATCACCGCGATCGATTCGATCTTCTACAACCTGCCCTTCGAGCGCTTCCTGTCGGCGATGCGGGAGGAAGAGCCCGACATCGACGTCGACTTCGACTCTGATCGGCGTGAGGAGATCATCCAGTGGGTCTTCGACGAGTACGGACGTGAGCGCGCGGCGCAGGTCGCGAACGTCATCCAGTACCGACCGAAGAACGCGGTGCGCGACATGGCCAAGGCGCTCGGGCACTCGCCCGGGCAGCAGGACGCCTGGTCGAAGCAGGTGGAGCGGTGGGACGGCGCCGTCGCCGGCGCGCACGACATCCCCGACCGGGTGCTCGCGTACGCCGGTGAGCTGCTGAAGGCACCCCGCCATCTCGGCATCCACTCCGGGGGCATGGTGCTCACCGAGCGGCCGGTGGGGGAGGTGGTGCCCATCGAGCACGCGCGGATGGAGAATCGCACCGTCATCCAGTGGGACAAGGACGACGCCGCCTGGATGGGGCTCGTGAAGTTCGATCTGCTCGGACTCGGCATGCTCGCCGCGCTGCAGTACTGCTTCGACCTCATCGCGGAGGCGACGGGCGAGACCTGGACGCTGCAGAGCATTCCGAAGGAGGAGGCGGCCGTCTACGACATGCTGTGCCGCGCGGATTCGATCGGCGTGTTCCAGGTCGAATCGCGCGCGCAGATGGGGCTGTTGCCGAGACTGCAGCCACGGCGGTTCTACGACCTGGTGATCGAGATCGCGCTGATCCGGCCCGGACCCATCCAGGGCGGGGCGGTGCACCCGTACGTGCGGCGCAAGCTCGGGCTGGAGGAGCCGACGTATGCGCACGAGAAGCTCATCCCGGTGTTGGAGCGCACCCTCGGGGTGCCGGTGTTCCAAGAGCAGCTGATGCAGATGGGCATGGCCGTCGGCGACCTCACCGGAGAGGATGCCGATGTGCTGCGCCGGGCCATGGGCTCCAAGCGCGGCATCGAGCGCATCGAGTCGGTGCGCCAGAAGCTCTACGACGGCATGGCGCGCAACGGTCTGGTGGGAGCCGTCGCCGACGACATCTACGCGAAGATCCAGGCGTTCGCGAACTTCGGCTTCGCCGAGAGCCACTCCCTGTCGTTCGCGCTGCTCGTCTACGCCTCGTCATGGCTGAAGCTGCACTACCCCGGGGCGTTCTTGGCGGCTCTGCTGCGTGCGCAGCCGATGGGGTTCTACTCGCCGGCGACCCTCACCGCCGACGCCCGCCGCCACGGTGTCGTCGTGCGTCGTCCCGACCTGCACGCCTCCGGGGTGGATGCCGGGCTCGAGCCCCTCGATGCCGACGGCAGCGGCGCTCCCACCGGCATCCCCTCCTGCACCGATCGTCACCAGCCTCCCGTACCCCTGTTCGACATCACCGCTCCCGACGTCTCGGCCGCCCACCGTCGCGACGCCGGCCACGCGGTGCGGCTGGGACTTGCGGCGGTCACCGGGGTGGGAGAGCGGCTCGCGGAACGCATCGTCGCCACCCGCGACGCCGAAGGGCCGTTCCGTGACCTGCGCGACCTCGTGCGGCGGACGGGCGCCACCGCCGCACAGGTGGAGGCGTTGGCGACGGCGGGCGCCTTCGAGAGCATGGGCATCAGCCGTCGCGAGGGCATCTGGTTGGCCGGCGACGCGGCACAGGATCTGCCCGAGTTCCTGCCCGACTCGCTCGTCGCTGTTCAGCCGCCGCTGTTCGGCGACCCCTCGACGTACGACGTGCTGGCCGCGGACCTGTGGGCCACGGGCATCTCGACCGACGATCACCCCCTCACGCACTACCGCGCGCCGCTGGATGCCCGCGGCGTGCTCACCTCGCGAGAGCTCCGCACGCACGAGGTCGGCCGCCGGGTCGAGGTCGCGGGCCTGGTCACGCACCGGCAGCGGCCGGCGACGGCATCCGGCATCACCTTCATCAACCTCGAAGATGAGCACGGCCTCGTCAACGTCATCTGCTCGAAAGGCGTCTGGGACCGCTATCGCCGCGTGCTGCGCGATGCGCCCGCTCTCATCGCCCGCGGCATGCTCGAGCGGTCGCCCGAGGGCGTCACCAACCTCGTCGCCGACGCCTTCGAAGACCTGCGCGTCGGCGTGCGCCACCGCTCCCGCGACTTCCGCTGA